One window of the Hyperolius riggenbachi isolate aHypRig1 chromosome 5, aHypRig1.pri, whole genome shotgun sequence genome contains the following:
- the BET1 gene encoding BET1 homolog: protein MDREGMKHRDGRPEMSGYSLYEQENERLAESLRLKTSALKSLSIDIGTEVKYHNKLLSEMDSDFDSTGGFLGSTMGRLRTLSRGSQAKLFCYMLLFSLFVFFVIYWFVKLR from the exons ATGGACCGGGAAGGGATGAAGCACCGGGACGGCCGCCCGGAGATGAGCGGCTACAGCCTGTATGAGCAGGAGAACGAGAGGCTGGCGGAGAGTCTGCGGCTCAAGACCAGCGCCCTGAAGTCT CTCTCCATTGACATCGGCACAGAAGTGAAATATCACAACAAATTACTGTCAGAAATG GATTCGGACTTTGACTCCACCGGGGGTTTCCTGGGCTCCACGATGGGCAGACTGCGGACCCTCTCCAGAGGCAGCCAGGCCAAGCTCTTCTGCTACATGCTGCTCTTCTCCTTGTTTGTCTTCTTTGTTATTTACTGGTTTGTCAAGCTGAGGTGA